From Parus major isolate Abel chromosome 1A, Parus_major1.1, whole genome shotgun sequence, the proteins below share one genomic window:
- the PACSIN2 gene encoding protein kinase C and casein kinase substrate in neurons protein 2 isoform X1, whose product MSGSYDDSVGVEVSSDSFWEVGNYKRTVKRIDDGHRLCNDLMNCIHERARIEKVYAQQLTEWAKRWKQLVEKGPQYGTVERAWCAFMSEAEKVSELHLEVKGSLMNEDFEKIKNWQKEAFHKQMMGGFKETKEAEDGFRKAQKPWAKKLKEVEAAKKAYHAACKEEKLAISRETNSKADPALNPEQLKKLQDKVERSKQDVLKTKEKYEKSLKELDNATPQYMENMEQVFEQCQQFEEKRLRFFREVLLEVQKHLDLSNVASYKNIYRELEQNIKTADAVEDLRWFRANQGPGMSMNWPQFEDDEWSADLNRTLSRREKKKASDGVTLTGINQTGDQVSQPNKHSSSLSVQSNTVQSVQSSYNPFEDEEDTGSTVSEKEDNKIKNVSSYEKNQSYPTDWSDEESNNPFSSTDANGDTNPFDEDTPPAMEVRVRALYDYEGQEQDELSFKAGDELTKMENEDEQGWCKGRLDNGQVGLYPANYVEPIQ is encoded by the exons GTTGGAAATTACAAGAGAACAGTAAAACGAATTGATGATGGCCATAGACTTTGCAATGATCTTATGAATTGTATTCATGAGCGGGCACGGATAGAGAAGGTCTATGCTCAGCAGCTCACAGAATGGGCTAAAAGGTGGAAGCAACTTGTGGAGAAAG GCCCACAGTATGGAACAGTAGAAAGGGCTTGGTGTGCTTTTATGTCAGAAGCTGAAAAAGTGAGTGAACTACATCTAGAAGTAAAAGGTTCACTGATGaatgaagattttgaaaaaatcaAGAACTGGCAGAAGGAAGCCTTTCATAAACAAATGATGGGAGGATTTAAGGAAACCAAAGAAGCAGAAGATGGATTTAGGAAAGCTCAGAAACCTTGGgcaaaaaagctgaaagag GTGGAAGCTGCAAAGAAAGCTTACCATGCTGCCTGCAAGGAGGAGAAGCTGGCTATATCcagagaaacaaacagcaaagctgACCCAGCACTGAATCCTGAACAGCTCAAGAAATTACAAGACAAGGTGGAGAGAAGCAAACAAGATGTACTAAAG ACAAaagaaaagtatgaaaaatCACTGAAAGAATTAGATAATGCTACTCCTCAGTATATGGAGAACATGGAGCAGGTATTTGAACAGTGCCAGCAGTTTGAGGAGAAACGGTTGCGGTTCTTCCGAGAAGTGTTACTGGAAGTTCAGAAACACCTTGATTTGTCCAATGTTGCAAG ttacAAAAATATCTACCGTGAACTGGAACAGAATATCAAAACAGCAGATGCTGTTGAAGACTTGCGGTGGTTTAGAGCTAATCAAGGTCCAGGGATGTCAATGAATTGGCCTCAGTTTGAG GATGAC GAGTGGTCTGCAGACCTGAATCGCACTCTTAgtagaagggaaaagaagaaggcTTCTGATGGAGTGACTCTGACTGGTATTAATCAGACGGGAGACCAAGTTTCACAGCCTAACAAACATAGCAG CAGTCTTAGTGTCCAGAGTAACACAGTGCAGTCAGTACAATCAAGTTACAATCCCtttgaagatgaagaagatACTGGGAGTACTGTCAGTGAAAAGGAGGACAATAAGATCAAAAA TGTTAGCAGCTATGAGAAAAACCAAAGCTACCCTACAGATTGGTCTGATGAAGAGTCCAACAACCCCTTCTCTTCCACTGATGCAAATGGAGACACCAATCCCTTTGATGAAGATACCCCTCCTGCCATGGAGGTGAGAGTACGTGCACTCTATGACTATGagggccaggagcaggatgagctCAGCTTTAAAGCTG ggGATGAGTTAACCAAAATGGAGAATGAAGATGAGCAGGGCTGGTGCAAAGGACGCCTGGACAATGGACAAGTTGGTTTATACCCAGCAAACTATGTGGAACCAATCCAGTGa
- the PACSIN2 gene encoding protein kinase C and casein kinase substrate in neurons protein 2 isoform X2 — translation MSGSYDDSVGVEVSSDSFWEVGNYKRTVKRIDDGHRLCNDLMNCIHERARIEKVYAQQLTEWAKRWKQLVEKGPQYGTVERAWCAFMSEAEKVSELHLEVKGSLMNEDFEKIKNWQKEAFHKQMMGGFKETKEAEDGFRKAQKPWAKKLKEVEAAKKAYHAACKEEKLAISRETNSKADPALNPEQLKKLQDKVERSKQDVLKTKEKYEKSLKELDNATPQYMENMEQVFEQCQQFEEKRLRFFREVLLEVQKHLDLSNVASYKNIYRELEQNIKTADAVEDLRWFRANQGPGMSMNWPQFEDDEWSADLNRTLSRREKKKASDGVTLTGINQTGDQVSQPNKHSSLSVQSNTVQSVQSSYNPFEDEEDTGSTVSEKEDNKIKNVSSYEKNQSYPTDWSDEESNNPFSSTDANGDTNPFDEDTPPAMEVRVRALYDYEGQEQDELSFKAGDELTKMENEDEQGWCKGRLDNGQVGLYPANYVEPIQ, via the exons GTTGGAAATTACAAGAGAACAGTAAAACGAATTGATGATGGCCATAGACTTTGCAATGATCTTATGAATTGTATTCATGAGCGGGCACGGATAGAGAAGGTCTATGCTCAGCAGCTCACAGAATGGGCTAAAAGGTGGAAGCAACTTGTGGAGAAAG GCCCACAGTATGGAACAGTAGAAAGGGCTTGGTGTGCTTTTATGTCAGAAGCTGAAAAAGTGAGTGAACTACATCTAGAAGTAAAAGGTTCACTGATGaatgaagattttgaaaaaatcaAGAACTGGCAGAAGGAAGCCTTTCATAAACAAATGATGGGAGGATTTAAGGAAACCAAAGAAGCAGAAGATGGATTTAGGAAAGCTCAGAAACCTTGGgcaaaaaagctgaaagag GTGGAAGCTGCAAAGAAAGCTTACCATGCTGCCTGCAAGGAGGAGAAGCTGGCTATATCcagagaaacaaacagcaaagctgACCCAGCACTGAATCCTGAACAGCTCAAGAAATTACAAGACAAGGTGGAGAGAAGCAAACAAGATGTACTAAAG ACAAaagaaaagtatgaaaaatCACTGAAAGAATTAGATAATGCTACTCCTCAGTATATGGAGAACATGGAGCAGGTATTTGAACAGTGCCAGCAGTTTGAGGAGAAACGGTTGCGGTTCTTCCGAGAAGTGTTACTGGAAGTTCAGAAACACCTTGATTTGTCCAATGTTGCAAG ttacAAAAATATCTACCGTGAACTGGAACAGAATATCAAAACAGCAGATGCTGTTGAAGACTTGCGGTGGTTTAGAGCTAATCAAGGTCCAGGGATGTCAATGAATTGGCCTCAGTTTGAG GATGAC GAGTGGTCTGCAGACCTGAATCGCACTCTTAgtagaagggaaaagaagaaggcTTCTGATGGAGTGACTCTGACTGGTATTAATCAGACGGGAGACCAAGTTTCACAGCCTAACAAACATAGCAG TCTTAGTGTCCAGAGTAACACAGTGCAGTCAGTACAATCAAGTTACAATCCCtttgaagatgaagaagatACTGGGAGTACTGTCAGTGAAAAGGAGGACAATAAGATCAAAAA TGTTAGCAGCTATGAGAAAAACCAAAGCTACCCTACAGATTGGTCTGATGAAGAGTCCAACAACCCCTTCTCTTCCACTGATGCAAATGGAGACACCAATCCCTTTGATGAAGATACCCCTCCTGCCATGGAGGTGAGAGTACGTGCACTCTATGACTATGagggccaggagcaggatgagctCAGCTTTAAAGCTG ggGATGAGTTAACCAAAATGGAGAATGAAGATGAGCAGGGCTGGTGCAAAGGACGCCTGGACAATGGACAAGTTGGTTTATACCCAGCAAACTATGTGGAACCAATCCAGTGa
- the PACSIN2 gene encoding protein kinase C and casein kinase substrate in neurons protein 2 isoform X5 encodes MSGSYDDSVGVEVSSDSFWEVGNYKRTVKRIDDGHRLCNDLMNCIHERARIEKVYAQQLTEWAKRWKQLVEKGPQYGTVERAWCAFMSEAEKVSELHLEVKGSLMNEDFEKIKNWQKEAFHKQMMGGFKETKEAEDGFRKAQKPWAKKLKEVEAAKKAYHAACKEEKLAISRETNSKADPALNPEQLKKLQDKVERSKQDVLKTKEKYEKSLKELDNATPQYMENMEQVFEQCQQFEEKRLRFFREVLLEVQKHLDLSNVASYKNIYRELEQNIKTADAVEDLRWFRANQGPGMSMNWPQFEEWSADLNRTLSRREKKKASDGVTLTGINQTGDQVSQPNKHSSVSSYEKNQSYPTDWSDEESNNPFSSTDANGDTNPFDEDTPPAMEVRVRALYDYEGQEQDELSFKAGDELTKMENEDEQGWCKGRLDNGQVGLYPANYVEPIQ; translated from the exons GTTGGAAATTACAAGAGAACAGTAAAACGAATTGATGATGGCCATAGACTTTGCAATGATCTTATGAATTGTATTCATGAGCGGGCACGGATAGAGAAGGTCTATGCTCAGCAGCTCACAGAATGGGCTAAAAGGTGGAAGCAACTTGTGGAGAAAG GCCCACAGTATGGAACAGTAGAAAGGGCTTGGTGTGCTTTTATGTCAGAAGCTGAAAAAGTGAGTGAACTACATCTAGAAGTAAAAGGTTCACTGATGaatgaagattttgaaaaaatcaAGAACTGGCAGAAGGAAGCCTTTCATAAACAAATGATGGGAGGATTTAAGGAAACCAAAGAAGCAGAAGATGGATTTAGGAAAGCTCAGAAACCTTGGgcaaaaaagctgaaagag GTGGAAGCTGCAAAGAAAGCTTACCATGCTGCCTGCAAGGAGGAGAAGCTGGCTATATCcagagaaacaaacagcaaagctgACCCAGCACTGAATCCTGAACAGCTCAAGAAATTACAAGACAAGGTGGAGAGAAGCAAACAAGATGTACTAAAG ACAAaagaaaagtatgaaaaatCACTGAAAGAATTAGATAATGCTACTCCTCAGTATATGGAGAACATGGAGCAGGTATTTGAACAGTGCCAGCAGTTTGAGGAGAAACGGTTGCGGTTCTTCCGAGAAGTGTTACTGGAAGTTCAGAAACACCTTGATTTGTCCAATGTTGCAAG ttacAAAAATATCTACCGTGAACTGGAACAGAATATCAAAACAGCAGATGCTGTTGAAGACTTGCGGTGGTTTAGAGCTAATCAAGGTCCAGGGATGTCAATGAATTGGCCTCAGTTTGAG GAGTGGTCTGCAGACCTGAATCGCACTCTTAgtagaagggaaaagaagaaggcTTCTGATGGAGTGACTCTGACTGGTATTAATCAGACGGGAGACCAAGTTTCACAGCCTAACAAACATAGCAG TGTTAGCAGCTATGAGAAAAACCAAAGCTACCCTACAGATTGGTCTGATGAAGAGTCCAACAACCCCTTCTCTTCCACTGATGCAAATGGAGACACCAATCCCTTTGATGAAGATACCCCTCCTGCCATGGAGGTGAGAGTACGTGCACTCTATGACTATGagggccaggagcaggatgagctCAGCTTTAAAGCTG ggGATGAGTTAACCAAAATGGAGAATGAAGATGAGCAGGGCTGGTGCAAAGGACGCCTGGACAATGGACAAGTTGGTTTATACCCAGCAAACTATGTGGAACCAATCCAGTGa
- the PACSIN2 gene encoding protein kinase C and casein kinase substrate in neurons protein 2 isoform X4, with product MSGSYDDSVGVEVSSDSFWEVGNYKRTVKRIDDGHRLCNDLMNCIHERARIEKVYAQQLTEWAKRWKQLVEKGPQYGTVERAWCAFMSEAEKVSELHLEVKGSLMNEDFEKIKNWQKEAFHKQMMGGFKETKEAEDGFRKAQKPWAKKLKEVEAAKKAYHAACKEEKLAISRETNSKADPALNPEQLKKLQDKVERSKQDVLKTKEKYEKSLKELDNATPQYMENMEQVFEQCQQFEEKRLRFFREVLLEVQKHLDLSNVASYKNIYRELEQNIKTADAVEDLRWFRANQGPGMSMNWPQFEDDEWSADLNRTLSRREKKKASDGVTLTGINQTGDQVSQPNKHSSVSSYEKNQSYPTDWSDEESNNPFSSTDANGDTNPFDEDTPPAMEVRVRALYDYEGQEQDELSFKAGDELTKMENEDEQGWCKGRLDNGQVGLYPANYVEPIQ from the exons GTTGGAAATTACAAGAGAACAGTAAAACGAATTGATGATGGCCATAGACTTTGCAATGATCTTATGAATTGTATTCATGAGCGGGCACGGATAGAGAAGGTCTATGCTCAGCAGCTCACAGAATGGGCTAAAAGGTGGAAGCAACTTGTGGAGAAAG GCCCACAGTATGGAACAGTAGAAAGGGCTTGGTGTGCTTTTATGTCAGAAGCTGAAAAAGTGAGTGAACTACATCTAGAAGTAAAAGGTTCACTGATGaatgaagattttgaaaaaatcaAGAACTGGCAGAAGGAAGCCTTTCATAAACAAATGATGGGAGGATTTAAGGAAACCAAAGAAGCAGAAGATGGATTTAGGAAAGCTCAGAAACCTTGGgcaaaaaagctgaaagag GTGGAAGCTGCAAAGAAAGCTTACCATGCTGCCTGCAAGGAGGAGAAGCTGGCTATATCcagagaaacaaacagcaaagctgACCCAGCACTGAATCCTGAACAGCTCAAGAAATTACAAGACAAGGTGGAGAGAAGCAAACAAGATGTACTAAAG ACAAaagaaaagtatgaaaaatCACTGAAAGAATTAGATAATGCTACTCCTCAGTATATGGAGAACATGGAGCAGGTATTTGAACAGTGCCAGCAGTTTGAGGAGAAACGGTTGCGGTTCTTCCGAGAAGTGTTACTGGAAGTTCAGAAACACCTTGATTTGTCCAATGTTGCAAG ttacAAAAATATCTACCGTGAACTGGAACAGAATATCAAAACAGCAGATGCTGTTGAAGACTTGCGGTGGTTTAGAGCTAATCAAGGTCCAGGGATGTCAATGAATTGGCCTCAGTTTGAG GATGAC GAGTGGTCTGCAGACCTGAATCGCACTCTTAgtagaagggaaaagaagaaggcTTCTGATGGAGTGACTCTGACTGGTATTAATCAGACGGGAGACCAAGTTTCACAGCCTAACAAACATAGCAG TGTTAGCAGCTATGAGAAAAACCAAAGCTACCCTACAGATTGGTCTGATGAAGAGTCCAACAACCCCTTCTCTTCCACTGATGCAAATGGAGACACCAATCCCTTTGATGAAGATACCCCTCCTGCCATGGAGGTGAGAGTACGTGCACTCTATGACTATGagggccaggagcaggatgagctCAGCTTTAAAGCTG ggGATGAGTTAACCAAAATGGAGAATGAAGATGAGCAGGGCTGGTGCAAAGGACGCCTGGACAATGGACAAGTTGGTTTATACCCAGCAAACTATGTGGAACCAATCCAGTGa
- the PACSIN2 gene encoding protein kinase C and casein kinase substrate in neurons protein 2 isoform X3, translating to MSGSYDDSVGVEVSSDSFWEVGNYKRTVKRIDDGHRLCNDLMNCIHERARIEKVYAQQLTEWAKRWKQLVEKGPQYGTVERAWCAFMSEAEKVSELHLEVKGSLMNEDFEKIKNWQKEAFHKQMMGGFKETKEAEDGFRKAQKPWAKKLKEVEAAKKAYHAACKEEKLAISRETNSKADPALNPEQLKKLQDKVERSKQDVLKTKEKYEKSLKELDNATPQYMENMEQVFEQCQQFEEKRLRFFREVLLEVQKHLDLSNVASYKNIYRELEQNIKTADAVEDLRWFRANQGPGMSMNWPQFEEWSADLNRTLSRREKKKASDGVTLTGINQTGDQVSQPNKHSSSLSVQSNTVQSVQSSYNPFEDEEDTGSTVSEKEDNKIKNVSSYEKNQSYPTDWSDEESNNPFSSTDANGDTNPFDEDTPPAMEVRVRALYDYEGQEQDELSFKAGDELTKMENEDEQGWCKGRLDNGQVGLYPANYVEPIQ from the exons GTTGGAAATTACAAGAGAACAGTAAAACGAATTGATGATGGCCATAGACTTTGCAATGATCTTATGAATTGTATTCATGAGCGGGCACGGATAGAGAAGGTCTATGCTCAGCAGCTCACAGAATGGGCTAAAAGGTGGAAGCAACTTGTGGAGAAAG GCCCACAGTATGGAACAGTAGAAAGGGCTTGGTGTGCTTTTATGTCAGAAGCTGAAAAAGTGAGTGAACTACATCTAGAAGTAAAAGGTTCACTGATGaatgaagattttgaaaaaatcaAGAACTGGCAGAAGGAAGCCTTTCATAAACAAATGATGGGAGGATTTAAGGAAACCAAAGAAGCAGAAGATGGATTTAGGAAAGCTCAGAAACCTTGGgcaaaaaagctgaaagag GTGGAAGCTGCAAAGAAAGCTTACCATGCTGCCTGCAAGGAGGAGAAGCTGGCTATATCcagagaaacaaacagcaaagctgACCCAGCACTGAATCCTGAACAGCTCAAGAAATTACAAGACAAGGTGGAGAGAAGCAAACAAGATGTACTAAAG ACAAaagaaaagtatgaaaaatCACTGAAAGAATTAGATAATGCTACTCCTCAGTATATGGAGAACATGGAGCAGGTATTTGAACAGTGCCAGCAGTTTGAGGAGAAACGGTTGCGGTTCTTCCGAGAAGTGTTACTGGAAGTTCAGAAACACCTTGATTTGTCCAATGTTGCAAG ttacAAAAATATCTACCGTGAACTGGAACAGAATATCAAAACAGCAGATGCTGTTGAAGACTTGCGGTGGTTTAGAGCTAATCAAGGTCCAGGGATGTCAATGAATTGGCCTCAGTTTGAG GAGTGGTCTGCAGACCTGAATCGCACTCTTAgtagaagggaaaagaagaaggcTTCTGATGGAGTGACTCTGACTGGTATTAATCAGACGGGAGACCAAGTTTCACAGCCTAACAAACATAGCAG CAGTCTTAGTGTCCAGAGTAACACAGTGCAGTCAGTACAATCAAGTTACAATCCCtttgaagatgaagaagatACTGGGAGTACTGTCAGTGAAAAGGAGGACAATAAGATCAAAAA TGTTAGCAGCTATGAGAAAAACCAAAGCTACCCTACAGATTGGTCTGATGAAGAGTCCAACAACCCCTTCTCTTCCACTGATGCAAATGGAGACACCAATCCCTTTGATGAAGATACCCCTCCTGCCATGGAGGTGAGAGTACGTGCACTCTATGACTATGagggccaggagcaggatgagctCAGCTTTAAAGCTG ggGATGAGTTAACCAAAATGGAGAATGAAGATGAGCAGGGCTGGTGCAAAGGACGCCTGGACAATGGACAAGTTGGTTTATACCCAGCAAACTATGTGGAACCAATCCAGTGa
- the PACSIN2 gene encoding protein kinase C and casein kinase substrate in neurons protein 2 isoform X6, whose amino-acid sequence MNCIHERARIEKVYAQQLTEWAKRWKQLVEKGPQYGTVERAWCAFMSEAEKVSELHLEVKGSLMNEDFEKIKNWQKEAFHKQMMGGFKETKEAEDGFRKAQKPWAKKLKEVEAAKKAYHAACKEEKLAISRETNSKADPALNPEQLKKLQDKVERSKQDVLKTKEKYEKSLKELDNATPQYMENMEQVFEQCQQFEEKRLRFFREVLLEVQKHLDLSNVASYKNIYRELEQNIKTADAVEDLRWFRANQGPGMSMNWPQFEDDEWSADLNRTLSRREKKKASDGVTLTGINQTGDQVSQPNKHSSSLSVQSNTVQSVQSSYNPFEDEEDTGSTVSEKEDNKIKNVSSYEKNQSYPTDWSDEESNNPFSSTDANGDTNPFDEDTPPAMEVRVRALYDYEGQEQDELSFKAGDELTKMENEDEQGWCKGRLDNGQVGLYPANYVEPIQ is encoded by the exons ATGAATTGTATTCATGAGCGGGCACGGATAGAGAAGGTCTATGCTCAGCAGCTCACAGAATGGGCTAAAAGGTGGAAGCAACTTGTGGAGAAAG GCCCACAGTATGGAACAGTAGAAAGGGCTTGGTGTGCTTTTATGTCAGAAGCTGAAAAAGTGAGTGAACTACATCTAGAAGTAAAAGGTTCACTGATGaatgaagattttgaaaaaatcaAGAACTGGCAGAAGGAAGCCTTTCATAAACAAATGATGGGAGGATTTAAGGAAACCAAAGAAGCAGAAGATGGATTTAGGAAAGCTCAGAAACCTTGGgcaaaaaagctgaaagag GTGGAAGCTGCAAAGAAAGCTTACCATGCTGCCTGCAAGGAGGAGAAGCTGGCTATATCcagagaaacaaacagcaaagctgACCCAGCACTGAATCCTGAACAGCTCAAGAAATTACAAGACAAGGTGGAGAGAAGCAAACAAGATGTACTAAAG ACAAaagaaaagtatgaaaaatCACTGAAAGAATTAGATAATGCTACTCCTCAGTATATGGAGAACATGGAGCAGGTATTTGAACAGTGCCAGCAGTTTGAGGAGAAACGGTTGCGGTTCTTCCGAGAAGTGTTACTGGAAGTTCAGAAACACCTTGATTTGTCCAATGTTGCAAG ttacAAAAATATCTACCGTGAACTGGAACAGAATATCAAAACAGCAGATGCTGTTGAAGACTTGCGGTGGTTTAGAGCTAATCAAGGTCCAGGGATGTCAATGAATTGGCCTCAGTTTGAG GATGAC GAGTGGTCTGCAGACCTGAATCGCACTCTTAgtagaagggaaaagaagaaggcTTCTGATGGAGTGACTCTGACTGGTATTAATCAGACGGGAGACCAAGTTTCACAGCCTAACAAACATAGCAG CAGTCTTAGTGTCCAGAGTAACACAGTGCAGTCAGTACAATCAAGTTACAATCCCtttgaagatgaagaagatACTGGGAGTACTGTCAGTGAAAAGGAGGACAATAAGATCAAAAA TGTTAGCAGCTATGAGAAAAACCAAAGCTACCCTACAGATTGGTCTGATGAAGAGTCCAACAACCCCTTCTCTTCCACTGATGCAAATGGAGACACCAATCCCTTTGATGAAGATACCCCTCCTGCCATGGAGGTGAGAGTACGTGCACTCTATGACTATGagggccaggagcaggatgagctCAGCTTTAAAGCTG ggGATGAGTTAACCAAAATGGAGAATGAAGATGAGCAGGGCTGGTGCAAAGGACGCCTGGACAATGGACAAGTTGGTTTATACCCAGCAAACTATGTGGAACCAATCCAGTGa